The nucleotide sequence ACGCTGATGGGGTATCATAATAAAAAGCAAAACAGTGCGTAAATATCAAAGTAAAAAGATCAAAAATAATCCGATGGGAGGATGCTCGGAGGGTCGGGACTCGGGAGGGGAGCAGGGTGATAGCGCTGAAGCATTGTCACCGAGCTGTTCGCGAGACCAGGGAGTCCTCCAAAGCATAAATCGTTGTCGAGGCCGTCATATTAGTGGCATGTATACCAGATTGAAATTTTGGCGACGCCTCGAGGCGTAACGATCGGACCCTAacggatgaggatgagaagtgAATATCGTCAAGGCTTGTCATCAGTGAATAGCCATGTTGATACAGGCAGCCGAATCAGCAGGTTGGGCTACTGCCAGCTGCTCAATTAAGAGGCGTCAGCCAGGGCgattgttgaagatgcagcCCAGGCGGACGAGTCAAGGGAGTCCCGTAGACTTAAGCACGGTTCGACTTCTTCCAAGGAAGAGATCCGAAACCGCGCTCCTGACCCTCTCGCCGGGCTGCACCATCCTCAAACTCACTAGATGAGTCTGACTGGAGCTTGTTGCTGGGTGGGTTGCCAAAATATGTGAGAAGAGCCTTCATCGCGAATGAGCTGAGAATGCTCATGCACAGAATTCCGATCATGGTGTAGTTGCTCTTGCGGTATTGGTGAGGGCCAGGGGCGGCATCCTCAGGCCAGCCAGTGTAGAGAGCATAGGTTGTCATGACACTGCCCAGGTTACCGAGACCAGAGACGAGCGCAGTCGCGGCAGCGACTCCGACTTCGCCATGGCGCTTCTGGAAGATCTCAGAGCTCCAAGCCATGCAGATAGGGACAGTGGGACCAAGACCGAAACCAACCATGAGAAGACCTCCATATCGAGCCCAGCCGTTGTTGGTCGCCAGAGTAGTGGTAAGAAGACCGGCGATCTGAATGCAGACAGCTGCAGAGAAGAAGTAAGGCCGAGATCTGTGGAAGCGATCCGAGATAGGAGTGACGATGAGAATGGCGATGAGATCCATGATCCAGATTGGCGCAAACAGAAGACTAACTTCGACGCCGCTGGCCTCAGGTCGGATGGAGGCGATGATTACGGATCCGTACATCTGAGTGCCGATGCCGACGCCAACGACACCGAAATACATCAAAGTCAGGGGCCAGAGACGCCAATCAATCAGAACAAGGCCTAGGTCCCTAAAGTTCCAGGGTCGAGCGTGATAAACACGTCGAAGATCGTGGTAGTGAATAACTGCGTCTTGGCCCTTGAGAACCTCAGGGGTAGCGGGGAGCCACTTGAAGATACCAGTCTTGGGTCGGGTCTGGCCAGGTGCAAGAGGACGGTCGGGGAGCCACCACAGGAGGATAACGCTCAGAAGGACACCAACAAGACCATAAACCATAAACATCCAACGGAAGCCCACAATGCCTCTCTCCCCATCCATAAGTTGGAATCCTGCAGACACGAGACCAACAACGGCAGCAGACACTTGAGACGCAGTGAAGTAGTAGCCAATTCGCTGGCCGGTGCGCGAAGGAGGGTAGAACAAGGTCAGGTAGAAAGCCATACCAGGCCACATGCCAGCAATGACGAGTCCAAGCAAGAATCGAAGTAGCTTCACACTCCAAGGATCGTTGACAGCAGCGAAGCAAGTTCCAATGACACTGGTAGCAAAGACAATGCGTGCCATCCAAAGACGAGGGCCCAGCTTGCTCATGATGAGGTTGGAGGGACAGTCAAAGATGACATATGCAACGTAGAAGAGAGCGAGAGCAGTCGAGACATCCTTTGGAGTCATTCCAAGGACAGTCATGAGATCGTGtcccttgtccttgttcatAGTTTGAGCAATACCGATATTCGACCTGATGGCTGAGCAGAGGAAGTATAGGACCCAGAAAGCTGCAACATGATGAGTGGATGGTTTCACACGTGGTACAGGCAAACTTACCAGGAATGATACGGCGATCAATCTTTCTACAAATTAATCTGTTAGTATATACCGATTTGAGAAGAGATTGGCCACAAACCTGTAGATACGCTCTACCGTCTCAACGTCATAATCACCCTCTCGAGCATTTCCCTCTTCCTGATTCTCAAGCCCAGTAGAAGCAAGATGAGGCTTGGACGCGGGGTCATCATGCTGGCCACCACTGGCGAGCGAGCTATGAGCTGACTCTGCCATTGAAAGTGCGAGACTTGAAAGCAATGGAGGAGCGTGCTATAAGTCTGATTCAGATATTGCAAGTGACGACAGCAGATTTGAATAGGAAGAGAGGCAATGCCAGTCGAGAGGGCTTTTGTAGTAGGAACAAaagtgaagatgaaagaagaaACTGATGTTGAGGGGAAGAGGGAATAGAAAGAGGGTGGAGGGGATTTATTTaatggaagaaaaaaagttgaGGGTTCGAATCGATAATTGGATGAGATCCGTGGTTTGTGAGCCGATCTAGGCCGCTAAAACCGATGCAGATTTACTCTTGGGGGATAGCTTTTGCAGGTTGGGGTAGCTATAGCCCACTAAATGCGGCTACTTGGAGCTAATTAGTTATCAACCCTTATCCCAAcccttcttgtcttgtgtGTCTACAGACTCTGTCAACGTGATCGGCTGGTTTTTAGTCACTCCCGGAGCTGAATGTGGAAGAGACATGGATAATGTTGTATCAACTGAGTGATTGTTCACCTAGAGAAATCAGAGTAAAAGGTGATTAGTTTAGAGATGAGAACTATATCTCAACAATCGAAGATATACAGCTCCAAAGCTCCGGATGCGACACGGCCCGGTAAGAGCCGCCTCGGTGCTACCGCCGTATAAGAGCTTATTCGGCAATCTACCGAGTCCAACACCGACGATCGGAACAGCAATAGTCATTCAAACTTGTATAAAACGACATCGGGATCTCTGTTAGCCTATACTCGGCTTAAAGGCAGTGTCTGGTATTCTAGATATGCTCGGTGCAGTCCGGAGTGCTCTCGGCTTTGCAGCCGTTGACCTGATGTCTAGGGGAAAGCAGCCAGGGTCTAACGACTCTTGTGACGAAGACAGTCTAGTTCAATAATAGGCTCAATCTTGAAGACTCTCCAAATCATAACATCGTCTTATGTGGACACTATGATAGACACCACAGCTAGGATTAAGTACATCAAATCCCTTCCTGGCAGCATCGTCTGGTGTACATCAACCCTTATAcgccttctccaactcagCAATATCaaacttcttcatcttcatcatggccatagTCGCTCTTCCAGCGGCAGCTTTATCCTCAGATCCCATCATCTCCTTGAGCGCTGAAGGCACGACTTGCCAAGCAACTCCAAACTTGTCGGTCAACCATCCACACTGTTGGCGGGCCTCATCACCTCCTTCGCTGAGCTTCTCCCAGAAGTGATCAACTTCAGCCTGATCTTTGCAGTCGATCATGAGAGAAATGGCCTCGCTGAATTTCCACTTCGCTGGACCGCCATTGAGTGCGACAAAGGAACGGCCTCGGAGCTCGAATTCGATTACCATGACCCTTCCGGGTTCCTGGCCGTGTGTGTCTTGACCGGCGGGAGTGTAGCGTTGAATGGTATTGATCTTGGAATCAGGGGCAAAGATTGAGACGTAGTGGTTTGCTGCCTCTTCGCCTTGGTCCTCGAACCAGAGACAAGTAGTGAGTTTTCCGAAAGGCATGGTGTTTAGTGGTGATGGAGTGTTTGACAGAGTATTGAATTGTGTGCGAGTATGTTAggacgagagagagagattaCATCTTCTTTATAGGCCTATGTCGTTAATTGAACCAACACCGTGAACTCTGGTGGCTTATGCCAGGAGTATTGTTCACATATTGAGGCGTAAGGCTTGGGTCAACAATCACCAGGGGTTGGCAAGTGGAGGAATGCACAGATGAAGGCTTTCACATCGCAACACAGCAAACCGTCGGAGCACCGTGAACAAAGACATTTGCCGAAAGCCACTTCATCTAGAGGCGTTAGCTATCGCATTGCCGAACCAATTGTCTCTGTTGGGTCTGAGGACTGAGAGCGGGGAATGCTTCAGGTTCAGTAACACCAAACATAAGACGGAAGACAAATGTCCGACATGAGATTTTGCTGTGAACCATAACAACATTCCATCTGCTTGGGCCTCAACTCCTCGAACTGTTCTGTGGGCAGacaagatgatgttgaagcATTGCTCGAGCGTCAAGGTAAAAAGAAACCTTCAAATACGGtctcttttatttcttcaGTTGATAAGCTTTGCAAGGTTCTTGAGATCAGCTCTGATCGCCGTAATAAACCAATAAAGATACGCATAATTCGTGTGGCTCATggccatggatggatggttcaTCCTCGCAAGCCCAGCATTAGCTGCTTTAGGCCTGGCCCTTgtcaggtcaggtcaagCATTCTGTTGAATGGTTCAACCTGAGGTTCAACCTCATATTTCGGGTGTAAATGCACAAATGCCTTAGAACTCAGATCGTACCTTTCCGTCCCGTCCCCTAATCTATCTAAACCACAAAGGCGTCCGAATCTCCAAATTCTCACCTAATTTCAATTTCCCCTCTCTCAACACCCAAAACTGTCACCACCAGGGATCATCTGCAACTCAAATGCTATTCAACCCGCAGAATCCTCACTCCTTACTCGTTACGAACTGACCCTCTCACCCTTAGTGAGCTCATTGATCTTCGGTAGTCTCGCCAATGCCTTACTTGGGATTATCGTCGTCACCACCAGCGTCATCTGCTTGTGCCACCCACATGCTGGTACTCTGATACATACGCAACAACTCCACGCCAAAGTCCGCGATACGCTGGTAGTCGCAAGCCTGTCGCAAACTAGCATTGATTTGGACCATCAATCTAGCAAGCCGCGACATGTCCCGCTCAAGACTCAGTGGTCTAGACGTTGATACATCAATCCCTTTTGATATTGTTCTCGTTGGACAAAGCTGCCCACTTTATGTTCGACCGTTGCCACCTGGAAAATAAGGTTGTGAGGCCTCACAACCACAGGACCAACACCAACCTGGCACGATGAGTCAGGCACCTATGGGATACCAACTTGGACGAGGCCGACCAGTCATCGTATGCTTCATCCATTTTTGGAAGCTGCCTTGATTTATCTGATCTCACGCCCAATAAGTGCACACTATTCGGAAACAGAGATGTTCACTGGACTGTTAGCGACTTGTACGGTAGCAGCCTGACGCCTGTTGAGTCCTAAGAGCCAGGGTCGGCCAAGTCACTACTCTGTGCACGTCACGGACTTGAACGTGGAAAATCCTGGCAGATGATACGGATCCTCCAATAAGCAAAGTTGGCTTATAATCCAGAGACTGTGAACAAGATCACGAGATCCTATCGGAATGCATCTGCAAAGGATCCATAGACGCGGCCCGCACAGCCTCATGCCTAACTATGCTATCTTCAAGCGAAGATCAGAAAAGGCAACGAATACGATTAATGGGCGGACACACAAGCAAGTCTACTTGCGTGCTGTTAGTCGTCGTCGTAGCCTTGCACTTCCCCACGCCTCCATTATGCGACGCCACCCAAAGAGGCACGGCGCGTGAGTCACGATTTTTAACGCTTCCACATAAGTCCAAGGACTTTGCTTATTATGGGACCTGCCGTATCGAGTCATCGTTACCCGTCGTCTGCCTGGAGTAACAGTCAAATACTAATAAAGTCGTGTTCGCAACAAACTTTCGCCCAACAATTCGGATCCGTCGGCGCCACAATACTTTCTTTTGCTGAGCCACGCACACGCGATGTCACGTGCTGACTCTGACTAATCCTTGATTTCCAGTACTCCACCTTGTTCTACCCGTTGCCTTCCGCTTTTTCATACCAGAATTTTCAGGCTTCCAACCTTCAAGCTTCATTCATCATAACCAACCCGAACTGAGCGAGCAGTCATCGGCATAGCGATTTGCAATTACGCCTCCTCTACcattcaacaccaactcTCGCCTACGGTTCTCTATAAAGCGCATTCTCGCTCCCCGACCATAAGCACCGCTTTTAATTCACGCGCCTCTCGATTACAAACTCCTGCGACCGCGATTGTTGCGTCGCCTTTCAATTGTCGCAAAGCAATATCAGTCACTCACAGGCACTATGAGTGTCGCATTCGAGCCTCGTAACTTTATCCATGATGGGAGCTATCCTCCCATCGGTGACGACCACGACCATGGTGCGGATCAAAGATTTACAGACAGCGATGTCGCCGAGCAACTCAGTCATTACACAACCGAAGCATCCATGCTCCCGGATACCACAGGcgttcttggagatgataGAGGGATGATGCCggaggatgctgctgctgttcagGAAGCAACCCGACTCGATCTAGGACCCCACACGTTCCCGTCCCCGATCGAGGACGCTATGCAAGCACCATCACTCGACCCTCTACCCGATGACAAAGATCTCTCCCCGAGTATcgaatctcctcctccttcgtcTTCTCGAGTGAAGTCCATTCCAAAGCCCGAGAGAGATGCCGTCAAGGGCGCCGACGGCAAGTTTCACTGTACCTTGGACGATTGCAAGGAAGAAGTCCGAGTATTTTCGCGCAAATGCGAGTGGAAGTAAGTTCCCACTCGAATTCCGCACTCAGTAACACTTCGCTAACTGTTTTACAGCAAGCACATGGACAAGCATGAACGGCCGTACCGATGCCCTGCCGAGGGGTGCGAAAATCTCCCTGGTTTCACATACTCGGGCGGTTTGCTTCGGCATGAACGAGAGGTTCATGGCAAACATGGAGGGCCCAAGAATACGGTCAACTGTCCTCATCCTAACTGTAAGCGACACACCGGCAAGGGATTCT is from Fusarium musae strain F31 chromosome 4, whole genome shotgun sequence and encodes:
- a CDS encoding hypothetical protein (EggNog:ENOG41), giving the protein MAESAHSSLASGGQHDDPASKPHLASTGLENQEEGNAREGDYDVETVERIYRKIDRRIIPAFWVLYFLCSAIRSNIGIAQTMNKDKGHDLMTVLGMTPKDVSTALALFYVAYVIFDCPSNLIMSKLGPRLWMARIVFATSVIGTCFAAVNDPWSVKLLRFLLGLVIAGMWPGMAFYLTLFYPPSRTGQRIGYYFTASQVSAAVVGLVSAGFQLMDGERGIVGFRWMFMVYGLVGVLLSVILLWWLPDRPLAPGQTRPKTGIFKWLPATPEVLKGQDAVIHYHDLRRVYHARPWNFRDLGLVLIDWRLWPLTLMYFGVVGVGIGTQMYGSVIIASIRPEASGVEVSLLFAPIWIMDLIAILIVTPISDRFHRSRPYFFSAAVCIQIAGLLTTTLATNNGWARYGGLLMVGFGLGPTVPICMAWSSEIFQKRHGEVGVAAATALVSGLGNLGSVMTTYALYTGWPEDAAPGPHQYRKSNYTMIGILCMSILSSFAMKALLTYFGNPPSNKLQSDSSSEFEDGAARREGQERGFGSLPWKKSNRA
- a CDS encoding hypothetical protein (EggNog:ENOG41), translating into MPFGKLTTCLWFEDQGEEAANHYVSIFAPDSKINTIQRYTPAGQDTHGQEPGRVMVIEFELRGRSFVALNGGPAKWKFSEAISLMIDCKDQAEVDHFWEKLSEGGDEARQQCGWLTDKFGVAWQVVPSALKEMMGSEDKAAAGRATMAMMKMKKFDIAELEKAYKG
- a CDS encoding hypothetical protein (EggNog:ENOG41) encodes the protein MSVAFEPRNFIHDGSYPPIGDDHDHGADQRFTDSDVAEQLSHYTTEASMLPDTTGVLGDDRGMMPEDAAAVQEATRLDLGPHTFPSPIEDAMQAPSLDPLPDDKDLSPSIESPPPSSSRVKSIPKPERDAVKGADGKFHCTLDDCKEEVRVFSRKCEWNKHMDKHERPYRCPAEGCENLPGFTYSGGLLRHEREVHGKHGGPKNTVNCPHPNCKRHTGKGFSRQENLNEHLRRVHTNPDGSTPTEIVQSPGDNDSEKTGMKRKRHSSEQATEELTELREEVKRLKEENEKLRAEMNQNSQHSLSMMAQIAELQDALREGLGHTLGAPTAQMI